From the genome of Bos javanicus breed banteng chromosome 20, ARS-OSU_banteng_1.0, whole genome shotgun sequence:
TTTTTGTCCTTAGAAGAGATTTGAAAAAAAGAGatggtaaagaaaataaagaacacaaGAGTCTGAACACAAAGTGTGGTGGGGACATTATCAGTTCTAGCTGATTTTTGCCTTGCCTTCTGCACAGTGGAGGATAAAGAtaggggcagaggaggctggagaagTGGAATACTTTTCCTCTGCAAAAAGTTGTGTTGTTATATAGGCAATACTGTGTGTTCAAGCTTAAGTATTTCCCACTGAAATGCAAAGTGAGAGCTCTAATGGCAAAACAGCTGGTGGGTTTGAGGAGCAGAGACTGAGATCTGGTCTGTGTAGAGGGTGCTGTAGAAATGTCCAGGGATATTGTGAACAATTTCaaggtaaaaaaagaaagcaggtttggttcactgtggagaacagtcaTTCTTGAAAGAGTTAAAACCCCTGTCAAAATCAGTGGTTATTGGTGCTTTTAGGAGAATGAGAAGGGGACCCTCAGAAGTGGGTCTGAGGATGCAGGGTAGGGGAAGAGGGTGGAAAATGTTTCTGCATATTTTGCCTTTAAATGgggaattttaaacaaatataggTCTGTTTGTGGTCAAGAATCCAGGCTTGTGATTGTAAAGTGATGAGATTAGTGAAATTCACAACTACATTTTAATTGTTACTGCATTAAGTGAAGTTTctcaatagtgtccgactctttgtgaccccacggaccgtacctgccaggctcctccgtccatgggattttccaggcaagattactggagtgggttgccatttccttctccaggagatcttcccaagattgaagggattgaacccctgtctcctgcattgcaggcaggctctttaccatctgagccacaagaccTTTCAgtaaatctaattttatttatcctcattATTTTATGTAGTTGTCTGACAGCTGCAATCAATCAAAAGTTTATGTAAAAAGtgattttaagaaaacaaagttaaCAGCTTCTTGATTATAGTGATGGGAAAATCTGGAAGTGTGAACTCTGTAATCCACTACCCTCTGCCAATGGCTTTAGTTATTTTTTCATCAAAAAACTGAGTGAAATAaccttttcatttatattcactCTTCAGCCAGTTGGAATGCTGTGCAGAGTGAGGGTGCCAGGTGCCGAGTTTATGCTGAAGGGTCTGTAACTACTGAATTTATATTCTATAAAGTGGGGAAAATCTAGTCATTCtagtaagaaacaaaaaaagcctgaataattttgatgttttctttgtcattttaggGCATAAAAAACTCAATCCCCTCTGTcctaacctagaggggtggggtggaggaaagagagggaggcttaagagggagggggtatattgtacatacagctgattcatgctgttgtatgtGATGGAAAGCACAAAAacgaacataacattgtaaagcagttatactgcaaataaataaataaattaaaaccccGAAATTCTGGCTACTGTAGTTACTAAAGGTGACCTATCtgaaaagagtcaatatattGCTGTAGGTAAGAGGTCATGTGTTGGAATCGGTAGAACTGGTTTGAATTCAGTTTCCCTGTGACTTAGTACCTGTGTGGGACTTGGGCAAGCTGCCTAAACTCACACTTAGCCAGTTTTCTCAGCTGCAAAAAGAGATAATGGTCATATAGTTGTAATCaggtttttaaaagttctatccACAGCTACTAGTGCAATAGAGCCCATATCAGTCTGATTTTAGCTTCTCTGCTCCCCTCTTAACTCTGGGCTCACTCTAGGTAATTTATCATTAGCTGCCTCCTCTCCCCCAACCACCCCGTCCCCAAagtacttttacttttttatcaTAGATCAGTGTCTAAACATGTGCCGACTTCCTAGTTCTGGAATTTTGCCTTGATCTGTCTCCCACCGACCTTCATATCAAAATAAGCACGCTTATCTTGATGACCTGATTCACTTGGTgtgtctgaaattaaaaattaaatgtatggatttttctttctctgctgaaTATGTTCTTTTTTCCACCACCTATCTACAGTTCATGTGTTTTATTTGTACCTCTCTGCAGAGAGCTCTGGCCCTTGTTTTGGGAATATTTCTCATCATGTTATTTAACTTCCCTACTCAGAGGGGTCATTTTTTTTTACCCAAGAACATGCCATCTAGTCACAGGAACTTCCTGAAAGTAGTGGTAGCCAATAAGTAGACTCATAAGAGTGTAGATTTCAGTGAATCTTAAGTGGTACAAGGCCCAGTGATTTGTAGTATTTCTTCTTGGCCAGGTGTCTTATCATTGGTCCATATTGGTCTTGGCTATAATAGCAATATTTTGGCTGGCAATAACATCTGAATCTCATGTTGGCAGACTTCCCTCACTGCCACCTCCTTTCTTCCTAAGTTCTCTTCCCATgatgtcttttcatttctatgCAGAATTCCCTATGTACCCTTCCTGTGCTTAGACTggtagagaaaagaaagaagcagtcAGAACTTGTGTCTCAAAAATCAAATCATGTCTACAGAATGTTACTTGGCTGTAGAGGCCATATTCTCAGAATTTCCCTAGACATGTATTttctcctggacatatatcttcTACTAGAGAAGCACTGGACTGCCTGTTCAGGCTAATCTTCATAGCAGGCTTATTCAAGTATCTTGCTAAGCCAGATAGTTGAGAGGTGCTTAGGCAGCTTCCCTGACTCAGGCTGATCTTTCCCCTTTACAGGGAGATTTGGTGCTAAGATGCCCAATACAAAGAACCCAACAACACAGAGGCAGAATCCACTGGCTAGGTATTTGTAGAAAGTAGAATTATACCTGCTGGTTTATAGAGATTCCTTGTTACAACTGTGAAGATGACAGAAAGGTTTTCTCTTTTACAGGACAACCCCAGCCATGTGGAGAGGCCTGGGGCTGGCTCTGGCTCTCTGCCTCCTCCTAACCGGAGGGACAGAGAGCCAGGGCCAAAGCTCCTATTGTAAGCAACCTCCACCCTGGAGCATAAAGGATCAAGACCCTATGCTGAACTCCTACGGTTCAGTGACTGTGGTTGCTCTTCTTCAAGCCAGCTGATACCTGTGCATTCTGCAGGCATCTAGGTAAGGTAGTCTTTCTGTGGTCTACAATTTCTTAGGGGGATAGCTATTCAATAGATAACATgcatgaaacattaaaaatagaaaagatatatttactaaattgcattaaaaaaaaaactatatttgtTGGCCTAGAACATGTTAGAAGAGAGAAGACTAGGGGGATGTTTACAGTGGCTTTCCTGGagctatgtaattttttttttctttttgtgtaccTATATTTTGTAGTAGCCTACTAAATATTACTTGTgtaaggaaaatgttttaaattgtacTCCTGCAAATGGATTAGTTATTTCAATAAAGGAAGTAGATATGAGAGCTTTGCCAGAGTAGAACAAACACTATACTTGCCACCAAAGGTCTTGAGTCATGTaatgaatttataaatatatatatttgttgggTTATTTGCCAAATACTTATTGGGTACAATTTCTCTGTAACTGGGAGATGGATTAAAAAGATACACACTTCATAGGATTCCTTTGAGGACCATATGGACTGTTTGTGCAAGCACTTGGCGTATAGTTTTTACTGAGTATAAAGAGTtcaataaataattagaaaaatacaagttttagtttttttaaaaaatataaaaaagaggtCTGAGTaagtaaaaaataacaaaagagttTCATGTAGGAAAAtagaggagaaagggagaagtcactaattattcctttttttgtattttttccaaatatgttaGATTGGAGGACCTGCGAGTAAAACTGGAGAAAGAAGGATATTCTAACATCTCCTATGTTGTTGTTAATCATCAAGGAATCTCTTCTCGATTAAAATATGTGCATCTTAAAAATAAGGTTTCAGAACATATTCCTGTTTACCAACAAGAAGAAAACCAACCAGATGTCTGGACTCTCTTAAATGGAAACAAAGATGACTTCCTCATATATGACAGGTGTGTCCCCACCTTTatacacacgtgcatgcacacccACCCCCACATTACAGTATACCTGCTTCATAGTTAAGGTAATAAGTGATTTAAAACAAGACATCTGCTTTCATCTTGTTACCAAATACTCAAAGTGAGCCCATTAGAATGTTTGGTTTTGCCAGATGACTTCCTTTTACACAAAAGAATTCACCACTCCAATAGGGAAATAAGGAAAATTGACTATACTTTCTTCCCTCTGTACATTAGCATTctgattaaataaaaagaaaaatcaatttgtACCTTTCGTACAATTCTCACTTAAAAATGTTGCAGACGAATAACCGTACTTTGCAGACTACTGGCTTATCTCTAAAATtactattaatacattttaaggTTATATATCTGCATTTCTTAACTATAAAGTATGTTAATCATTTAGGCATAATCTGTATGAATCTGCTTTTGATtccatgaatgaataaaatgtttgTATTATGAAAGAACTTCAATGCATACATTATTTGCTATCATCATTTCTAGTTGgtgctggtttgtttgttttttggctctTCAGGGATGGTAAGCCAGACTCTGCCTAGGTCTGAGAACTACTTGGTCTTACtctaagtatttttaatattacatGTTATTCTTTCAGGACTGCGAGCTTCTAATTTAATCTGTCGCAAAGTTTAACCTTTTGATATtcatataaaattgtatatacagGATAAAATGGGGGCAAGAACGACATTTAAACTCCACCGTTTCTGAAAATGCCAagtgtatttccatttctttcattgtGCTGAAATTTTTGCTGCATCAGATTCTTATTTAAATCAGTGGGCTACTGGCCAAGACTTGAGGATCTTTCTCATTATGCTGTGATTTCTTATTGTGTGGAATTTGTGCTGCCTTAGCAGTTATGAAAAGATCATGTGATTTGCAGACCTGATTTATGAGGTCAGTGGTTTGAACTTTGATAGAATTTATGAGCCAATTACAAAATTGTATTTGACCAAATCAAAATAACCACATaattttgactttatttattGTGACAtatatctatttcatttttcacaaTGCTAGTATCGGACTcactgtagtctttttttttttttctttgaaactttttattttgtattggggtacagctgattaacaatgttgtggtagttacAGGTGAacggtgaagggactcagccatacatacacatgtatctattcttccccaagctcccctcccattcaggctgcacataacattgagcagagttccacgtgctatacagtagctccttgctggttatccactttatagcagtgtgtacatgtccatcccaaactcctttaCTATCCCTCCCACCTGGCAACCATATCAGACTCACTATAGTCTTTTCATGACCTGACCTGGTATGCAGTGCCAGGAAGCTTGAGATCCCCTTCAGGGAAATTTACTAAAGTTATGAAAGGGTCTTATAACAGTTATAAGACCATTAAACCTACAGTCTCATGCCAGATGGTGCATGAGTAGGATCATGACACTGAAAATATTGTtcacttcagtttagtcactcagttgtgttcaactctttgtgacagttctttgcatcaggtggccaaagtattggagcttcagcatcagtccttccaatgaatattcaggactgatttcctttaggattgactggtttgatcttacagtccaagggactctcaagagtcttcaacaccacagttcaaaagtatcaattctttggcgctcagctttctttatagtccaactttcacattttgactagacagacctttgtcagcaaagtaatgtctctgctttttaatatgctgtctaggttggtcataacttttcttccaaggagcaagcatctttgaatttcatggctgcagtcaccatctgcagtgattctggcgCCTCCCAAAATagcgtctgtcactgtttcattgttccctcatctatttgccatgaagtgatgggaccagatgccatgatcttagtttttttgaatattgagttttaagccaaagtaTTGTAATGGCTATTATATTTTTCAGATGTGGCCGCCTTGTATATCATCTTGGTTTGCCTTATTCCTTCCTAACTTTCACATATGTAGAAGATTCCATTAAGACTGTTTACTGTGAAGATAAATGTGGAAACTGCTCTCTCAAGgtatttttctcaattatttttctttgaagaggAAATCTTTAAAGAGCTATCTAAGTTAGTGTTTCATTACTAATTAGCTAAATCAGCATTTCTTTTGATATACTAGAAATAAACTACAATAGTCATTTTTATAATTACCTACACTTCCTGTTATGTAACATACactttaaaacatcttttcaaGATTCATATTGCTTTTATCTAGGAGGAGTTTAGAGAACAAAAATCAATGCAGCAACGTATTATAATTACCACCAAATGATACTGCATGACTTTAAGTGCTTAAAGAATTCAGCCAACATAAAATACACTATTGCAATATTATGAATGTGCTCATGTAAGTACATAGTGATAGCAAAGATTATCCATGGCATTACCTGAAGTGGAACAGGCCCAGATAACTACTTAATTCACCAAGAATGTAAGACTGTCAGCTTTTCTGTGACGCTCTTACACAATGCACTTGGAATTactgatactttttaaaaaatcattttatttttaaaattaataactttatttattttttacttcttcacAACCACTAGAATATTTATTCCTTGTTATGAGAAAcactatatgtatgtatgatttATAAAAAAGATACTTAGAGAATTGATTTTAACTTATATTAACTAAACTTCTTATGTTAAATAAACTTCTTTTCCTCTCAGATTGAGAAGGAAAATAACTCCAAACAATGTTTCCTTGACAGAGCCAAGTTGGCAAAATTTGAACTCAggttcaaaaataatttaaaatttttatttatgagcTCTGCTTCCTTTAGATTTTTCCCAACTCTAAAGAAAGCCATTCACATTCTAATGACTCACTTAAGTTAATAAGAAAACCAACAGTTTAATTAATTTAGTTGTGTCATTCTTCACATTTTAATCTGCATAATACTGTGAGGGTTATTTTACTGCTTTTACAGATGAGACTGAAGTAAAGCAAGTAAAGTACTAACTCAGTGTCTAACTTATATTCAGTGCCTGATGAATGTTAGCTATGTTGATTCCTATTTTGGGATTTGtttcagtattttgaaatttggaaaatgcCTAGTAATTATAAATAGTAATAGTAATTATAAATATTAGCAGAGTTAATTTTATTGGCTCTTTTGAGTTATCAGAGGAATTAGTTTGtttcagaaaataatattatattcaaTGCTTTGTTGACACTGGTGTGAAAGGTTCCGTTTGGTAAACTGATTTTAGGATTTGATAGTTGTTTGATTTTACTGCAGTCGATCTAAGTTCTTTTAACCAGTTAGTTTAGTTTTGCTTCTGCAGATATAAATATAGTGGTTTTATTCTTCCtcagaattcttaaaaatttaggaaatgcttttaataaggaaaggaaaatttgaaTTCTGCTGTTGATTTAACTAGTATAGAAGCTTAATTGTTAAAGCtttaacttacatttttaaaaatctattttcaaaacatttacattgatttatttgcaaaATGTTTGAAGATTCTTTAGTTAAATGCAAACTTTGTACAAGAAGCACTTTATAATTAGGTATGGATGGGAACCAAATTTAATAAAAAGTCTAGGCGTTGAGGctgagataaatttttttttctcttattaatatGATGCTGGAAACACAAAACCAGTTCAAATCTAATTAAGCAGTTTGACTTTCATATATGTTAACTCCAGAATTCATTTTTTCATGCATTCTTGCTAAATCTATAAATTTGttaaatgatttataaaatgtattccaGGCACTGGAAGATGAAGACGTctgtaaaaatgtatttctggCTACCAAGGAGAAAACAGCTGAGGCTTCACAGCGacatcaccacccccacccccactcccacccccacccccacccccatccccatccccacccccatccccatcaTGGGCATCAGCTTCATGAAAATGCTCATCTTTCAGAGTCTCCAAAACCAGACACACCAGATACCCCTGAGAATCCCCCTCCTTCAGGtcttcatcaccaccaccacaggcACAAGGGTCCCCAAAGACAGGGTCACTCAGATAACTGTGATACACCAGTAGGAAGTGAAAGTTTACAACCTTCTCTTCCACAAAAGAAGCTCTGACGAAAGAGATGCATAAATCAGTTACTCTGACAGTTTCCCAAAGATTCAGAATCTGCTTTGAGTAGCTGCTGTTGCCACTGTCGACATCTGGTATTTGAAAAAACAGGGTCTGCAATCACCTGACAGTGTACAGAAAAGCTCCCCTCTTTGTGTAGCTGACAGGGCCTTTTGGCAGAGGAGAATGTCATTGAATCTTGACAGTGACGTTTGCCTCCAGCTGCCTGACAGGCAGCAGGTCAGCAGCTCAACCCCACAGAAGCCAGCACCAAGTGAAGCTGAAAAAATAAGGCCAAAATGTGAAAATGACCTTcaaattaaatatatgaaattgGATATATTCCCCAAGTCAATCTACACAATTGCATTTCCAGCATTTGTATAAGGTACCTAATTAACAGTGATCCAAAAATAGGAATTGGATTTGTGCAAACATGGAGAAATTGACTTCCATAAAATTTAAGTCAAAGAAATTTTGACCCAAACCATATTTTTATTCAGCTGAGAGGTGGTTGCAGCGTTTGGTTagcatgtctttctttttctttttccagtattCTACTTGCGTTAATGAGAACAGAAACGTAAACTATAACCTAGGGGTTTCTGTTGGATGGTTGGCAACTGAGAATGGAGGAAGAACAACAAAGACATGTTCTCcactttcttatttctcaaaaCAATGTTATCTTCGTCTTTTTAATCTTAGGTTTTTAACAGATTAAACCTTTAAAGCAAGAAGTGAATTCTGTCTTTTCAGACCCAGAAATACACATGAATACTTTGCTATGATTACATTTTAGATAttcatttatacttttctatatctAAGACTCATATCTTGATTTTTACTATCATATATGAATGAAGCCTTTATATCTTGTTTTTTTGCCAATCTTGAAAGATAGAtgggaaaagataaaagaatgttGTCTAACTCTTGATTGCTTAGAAAGTATTTCCATAGTCAATGATGGTTCAATAGGCAAACCAGGTCCTATaaacctgaattttttttatGGTCAATACTGTTAAGCAGAAATGTAGAACAGGACTGGCAAAAATGTGGATgtttaaattcaattaaaaagtttaaagctttttgttttcattgttgttattaCTTAGGTAGTATGTTATATTGacaatcaaaattaattttcaactgcttttaaagaaattaaatagcaACTAATGAATCTACTCAAAACCGTCTACGTTTAAAGCGAGGATCTTTGCCAACAAGTTTAACTTGAGAATCTTTGCTGACAGAGAGGCGTTGTTCTAAATCACGAACGGTATTACGAAGAACTGCAATCtccttgtctttttcttcctgaagATGTTGAAGTTTCTAAATGGAGCAGAACAATTTTGATATTGCAGTTCATAAATAATACAACTAAGTATTAATACAAGgaacaacaaaacagcaaaaacgATGCTTCTGGTTTAAGTAGAAGAAGGTATTTAAAAAGATACCATATTTTAAAAGGTCTATAATTTTGTTTATGTAGGCATTAACAGGGTAAAACTGGTGTAAGGACAAAAAACACACATTAGCACTATTTGTTGAACAAGAAGAAATATGCTATCTGAGTATCTAAACAACTTCAGAATAGTAAGTCAGCTTTAGTTCAAAATACACTGTGGAATTCCTGAGATAGTCCAAAGAGTCAAAGGACTTGTCTAATGTTTTAATTTACTACTAAGATTTACTAGTTTAAATTGAAAGTGACTTACaaagattattaaaaatttaatgtcTCATAGTGggataaatatattttcaggaaAACTGCTAAgtatattgttttaaatataacttttatggAAACACATTAAGAATTTTTTGAGCAACAATCATGGAAGAAAAACTCACGTACCCTTTTGTAGATACTGTGTGGTGAAACAGTAGAATCTGGATATGATTTTGTTTTAGTTTGAACTCTTGCTAGCTTGGCATCAAACTGaatcaagtttaaaaagaaagttgagaACATTCTAGTTAAATGAAACAATTGTTTCTATAAATATAATCCACTATATTCTTAGATGTATCATCTGTAGTTCAATTGTATTCACTGTATAACAGAAGATAGAAAAGTCTTCAGAACAAGGATTACCCAAACAAGATTGACCCTAGCTGCACTTTAaaattatctggaaaaaaaaataaataaataaaattatctggGCAGGTTTTTTAAAGAACCGAATACCTGGATACTACCTTAGAGATTCTGGGCTGGGGTCAGGAGCATTTTTCCTCAAGACATCCATTGATTCTATCATGTAGGGTTAAGAATCTAGTTAACTAGGGTTGAGAATCTCATGAACTTAAAGGTAGATAAAAATACTTTCATGTTGCTATGAGTgtattttgtaaagaaaatgtaGTGTAATCAACAGTCATGGGAAAACATTTAAATACCCTTCTATAGAAACTGTGAGGCTAAATAGTAGAATTTGGATATGATTTTACTGATTTAGTTTGAATGCTTGCTGGTTTGACATTAAGCTGTATCAGGTTAAAAAAATTCTCATGGGCCATTCTTACAGGTCATGTTTTTTTTGCAAAATcttcaattatttttccttcaggtTGAGTTTATAGTGTGAACTAAGAATAAACTCAGTGAGATCGTGTTCTGGTTTGGGGAGAGAATGGATAGTTACAATGAAGATGAATAgcaagtaaaagtcgctcagtcgtgtccggctctttgtgaccctatagactgtatagtccatgggattctccaggtcggaatactgcagtgggtagttgttcccttctccagggtatcttcccaaccgagggactgaacccaggtttcctgcattgcaggcagattcttcaccatctatcTTTCTACacatttattaggaaaaaaatagttatttattgtAAATGAAAAACTTCCAGTTGGTTCATTAGGGTTTCACAATTACTGCTGAGAAGAGAGTAACGTTAAGGATTAGAAACACTCTCCCTACTGCTAGAACAGTAGTCCTTTTGGCTGCATTGACTCAGCTGTCAAATGTAGGTAATCTTTGAGCTGTCTCTGCAGGCAGAGGAGATAGGACCCTCTGTGGAAATCAGCACCTTTTGAACGACTGGAGTCCCACCTTGAGGCCAAGTGCTGAAAGGCAGTGTAACAGTTGTGCAGGGTTTGAGCATTGCATGCTATGGATGAAGAATAAGCATGTGTGAAACTGTCTCACAGGCTTGTTTCTAATCCTGAAATTTATCTCACTGTGATGACAAAGAATGGCCTAGTCTAAGGGATGCATCCTCAAATTCAGCAGAGCCTTAAACACTTACCTCTAGCTGTAGTTtgatcatttcattttgtttttccctttcttgagTTCTTAACTTTGCATTTAACTCGGAAATTTCCAACTCCTTTTTCTCTATcagttctttattcttttcttcgcTTAATTTGACTgaataaaaaaaattcaccatAACATTTCAAAAATCTTAGAAGAttacttttttgtattttaaaaaatgacaagaaagtacaatttattaataaaaacgtATTTTAGAAACTGTTTATGTGCAGGGtagcttttatatatttttaacaagtcCCTTAAAAATGATTGAAACAAAAGGGCTGCCCATTGAATGCTTTTGAATAAGTAAACTAATTTGTACTCTTAAATATCTAGAGAATAATGTTCTCTGAATGCCTGGAGAATAGGAGATTTATTGGTTAAAGAGACACACAAAGCCTGGGTTCCTATGTATAGAGGGCTTCACATCACAGGATGACTAGAGCTATACCAGCTTGTTCTGGCTCCCTCACTATTTCCCTTCATAGGCATTTTTGTCCAGTAAATTTCTGAGTTTCTACTCCCATCTCGGTGGTTCCTTGGAGGATCTGAATCAGCACAAGAAACAGTTAGGATGGGCACTTACCACTTTGTGAGGAAGAGGACGCCATCATCAGTGGTATGTGGAGGACTGGGAGTTCCTAGTACACCACAGGGGTCTGATTACtcaagattttgttgttgttgtttagtcgttaagttatgtccaaatcttttgtgacccc
Proteins encoded in this window:
- the SELENOP gene encoding selenoprotein P, whose translation is MWRGLGLALALCLLLTGGTESQGQSSYCKQPPPWSIKDQDPMLNSYGSVTVVALLQASUYLCILQASRLEDLRVKLEKEGYSNISYVVVNHQGISSRLKYVHLKNKVSEHIPVYQQEENQPDVWTLLNGNKDDFLIYDRCGRLVYHLGLPYSFLTFTYVEDSIKTVYCEDKCGNCSLKALEDEDVCKNVFLATKEKTAEASQRHHHPHPHSHPHPHPHPHPHPHPHHGHQLHENAHLSESPKPDTPDTPENPPPSGLHHHHHRHKGPQRQGHSDNCDTPVGSESLQPSLPQKKLURKRCINQLLUQFPKDSESALSSCCCHCRHLVFEKTGSAITUQCTEKLPSLCSUQGLLAEENVIESUQURLPPAAUQAAGQQLNPTEASTKUSUKNKAKMUKUPSN